A region from the Sulfurospirillum tamanense genome encodes:
- a CDS encoding NAD(+) kinase codes for MKIIKPTHPLASLAHVGLVARPNSDVLLHVKRLEKALQAHGIALHVEEKSAHMLGLPKGLPLDALCKKCDMLVSLGGDGTLISVCRQSYMYGIPVLGIHAGQLGFLTDVRLEEIEDFVESLVAGEYRIDTRMMLEVVLKKDDHEVRKVAFNDVVFSRASISAMAKIDAFINGELFNSYHGDGVIVCTPTGSTAYNLSAGGPIVFPLTQALILTPICPHSLTQRPMVLPVEFRITLKSLDETVVVVDGQDTYAMSEFESIELGIAPKSAYLMHKKERNYFDVLKDKLRWGDE; via the coding sequence ATGAAAATCATCAAACCCACCCATCCCTTAGCCTCGTTAGCGCATGTTGGTCTTGTGGCGCGCCCCAATAGCGATGTGCTCTTACATGTAAAGCGTCTGGAAAAGGCACTACAAGCCCATGGTATCGCCTTACATGTAGAAGAAAAAAGCGCACACATGCTAGGCCTTCCAAAAGGCCTTCCTCTAGACGCGCTGTGCAAAAAATGCGACATGCTCGTCTCTCTTGGGGGCGATGGCACCCTTATTTCCGTGTGTCGGCAAAGTTACATGTACGGCATTCCTGTGCTTGGGATTCATGCGGGGCAGTTGGGATTTTTGACCGATGTGCGTTTGGAAGAGATTGAGGATTTTGTGGAGTCGTTGGTGGCGGGCGAGTACCGCATTGACACACGCATGATGCTTGAAGTGGTGCTTAAAAAAGACGACCATGAAGTGCGTAAAGTGGCGTTTAATGACGTGGTTTTTTCCCGCGCTTCCATTTCCGCTATGGCCAAAATCGACGCGTTTATCAACGGAGAATTGTTCAACTCTTACCACGGCGATGGCGTCATCGTTTGCACGCCCACGGGTTCTACTGCGTACAACCTCTCCGCGGGCGGGCCTATCGTGTTTCCTTTAACCCAAGCGCTCATCTTGACGCCCATTTGCCCGCACTCTTTAACCCAACGCCCCATGGTGTTGCCCGTGGAGTTTCGCATTACGCTCAAAAGTTTAGACGAAACGGTCGTGGTGGTGGATGGCCAAGACACCTACGCCATGAGTGAATTTGAGAGCATAGAGCTTGGCATTGCGCCAAAAAGTGCCTACTTGATGCACAAAAAAGAGCGCAATTATTTTGACGTACTGAAAGATAAACTCCGCTGGGGGGATGAATGA
- a CDS encoding BrnT family toxin, with protein sequence MDKIIRWDEAKNQLLQLQRGVSFEEVLALIEQGTILNRLAHPNHEKYPHQEIFVVELKGYIWYVPFVENESEIFLKTIIPSRKLVKSFGGKKQ encoded by the coding sequence GTGGATAAAATCATTCGTTGGGACGAAGCAAAAAATCAACTCTTGCAACTTCAACGAGGGGTGAGTTTTGAAGAGGTGCTTGCGCTAATTGAGCAAGGTACCATTTTAAATCGCCTCGCGCACCCCAACCATGAAAAATACCCCCATCAAGAGATTTTTGTCGTTGAACTGAAAGGCTATATTTGGTATGTTCCTTTCGTGGAAAATGAGAGTGAAATATTTTTAAAGACAATTATTCCTAGTCGAAAATTGGTCAAATCCTTTGGAGGGAAAAAACAATGA
- the thiC gene encoding phosphomethylpyrimidine synthase ThiC produces MSKVLDNLEKIDASYIENFPSSRKIYLQGSRPDIQVPMREITLTPTEKSDGTVEENPPLHVYDTSGVYTDPSVTIDLHQGLKPIRKAWIEERGDSEVLEDFSSVYFHERHDDPELKALRFPNLKAPRRAKKGKNITQLHYARQGIITPEMEYVAIRENCNLEVARQHKLLGKQHKGESFGANLPEVYTPEFVRQEIAAGRAVMPLNVNHPEAEPMIIGRNFMVKINANIGNSATTSSIEEEVEKMLWSTRWGGDTVMDLSTGKNIHETREWILRNSAVPIGTVPIYQALEKVNGIAEDLTWEVYRDTLIEQAEQGVDYFTIHAGVRLAYVPLSATRLTGIVSRGGSIMAKWCLHHHKESFLYTHFEEICEIMKAYDVAFSLGDGLRPGSLYDANDEAQFAELETLGELTKIAWKHDVQVMIEGPGHVPMQMIKENMTKELEDCFEAPFYTLGPLVTDVAPGYDHITSAIGAAQIGWYGTAMLCYVTPKEHLGLPNREDVKEGIITYKIAAHAADLAKGFPGAQIRDNAMSKARFEFRWVDQFNIGFDPDRAREYHDKTLPAQSAKVAHFCSMCGPKFCSMKISQDIRDYAEKIGTDDVNVALEKGLEEQAEHFKKSGGQLYM; encoded by the coding sequence ATGAGTAAAGTGTTAGACAACCTCGAAAAAATCGACGCTTCGTACATCGAAAACTTCCCAAGTTCTCGAAAAATTTACCTTCAAGGCTCACGCCCCGACATTCAAGTGCCCATGCGTGAAATCACCCTCACGCCAACCGAAAAAAGCGACGGCACGGTAGAGGAAAACCCGCCTTTACATGTATATGATACTTCGGGTGTTTATACTGACCCTTCTGTGACCATCGACTTGCACCAAGGCTTAAAGCCCATCCGCAAGGCGTGGATTGAAGAGCGCGGGGACAGTGAGGTGTTGGAGGATTTTAGTTCGGTCTATTTTCACGAACGCCACGATGACCCTGAGCTTAAGGCGTTGCGGTTTCCTAACCTCAAAGCCCCGCGTCGGGCTAAAAAAGGTAAAAACATCACCCAACTCCACTACGCGCGTCAGGGCATCATCACCCCTGAGATGGAGTACGTGGCTATCCGTGAAAACTGCAATCTCGAAGTAGCACGCCAACACAAACTCTTGGGCAAACAGCACAAGGGCGAGAGCTTTGGGGCTAATTTGCCTGAAGTCTATACGCCTGAATTTGTGCGCCAGGAAATCGCCGCAGGGCGCGCGGTCATGCCCCTGAACGTAAACCACCCTGAAGCGGAGCCTATGATTATCGGGCGCAATTTCATGGTCAAAATCAACGCCAACATCGGCAATTCCGCGACCACCTCGTCCATCGAAGAAGAAGTGGAAAAGATGCTGTGGTCGACGCGCTGGGGTGGGGACACGGTGATGGATTTGTCCACGGGCAAAAACATTCACGAAACCAGAGAGTGGATTTTGCGAAATTCCGCCGTGCCTATCGGTACAGTGCCTATCTACCAAGCCCTCGAAAAGGTCAATGGCATCGCGGAGGATTTGACGTGGGAAGTGTACCGCGACACGCTCATCGAGCAAGCTGAGCAGGGGGTGGATTATTTTACCATCCATGCGGGCGTGCGGTTGGCGTATGTGCCGTTGAGTGCTACGCGCCTCACTGGCATCGTTTCGCGCGGGGGAAGCATCATGGCAAAATGGTGTTTGCACCACCACAAAGAGAGCTTTTTGTACACCCATTTTGAAGAGATTTGTGAAATCATGAAAGCTTATGACGTGGCGTTTTCACTAGGGGACGGCTTGCGCCCAGGCTCACTCTATGACGCTAACGACGAAGCGCAGTTTGCGGAGCTTGAAACCCTAGGAGAACTCACCAAAATCGCATGGAAACACGACGTACAAGTGATGATCGAAGGCCCAGGACACGTGCCGATGCAGATGATTAAAGAGAACATGACTAAGGAACTGGAGGACTGTTTTGAAGCCCCGTTTTACACCCTTGGGCCGCTCGTGACGGACGTGGCACCGGGGTACGACCACATCACCTCAGCCATTGGCGCGGCACAGATTGGGTGGTATGGCACGGCGATGTTGTGTTATGTGACGCCCAAAGAACACTTGGGATTGCCTAACCGCGAAGATGTCAAAGAGGGCATCATCACCTACAAAATCGCCGCCCACGCCGCCGACCTAGCCAAAGGTTTCCCCGGAGCGCAAATCCGCGACAACGCCATGAGCAAAGCCCGTTTTGAGTTTCGTTGGGTTGACCAGTTTAACATCGGCTTCGACCCTGACCGCGCCCGTGAATACCACGACAAAACCTTGCCCGCCCAAAGCGCCAAAGTCGCCCACTTTTGCTCCATGTGCGGCCCCAAGTTTTGCTCCATGAAAATCTCCCAAGACATCCGCGACTACGCCGAAAAAATCGGCACCGACGATGTCAACGTTGCCTTAGAAAAAGGGCTAGAAGAACAAGCCGAACATTTTAAAAAGAGCGGTGGACAGCTTTACATGTAA
- the aspS gene encoding aspartate--tRNA ligase, with protein sequence MRSHYCTDLNTTHIGQEVELCGWTNSYRDHGGIIFIDLRDKTGLIQLVCDPEDSQEAHDVASKVRDEFVLRAYGKVRARGEGLENPKLATGAIEVILSRLVVENPSAALPFVINDKDVSEEVRLKYRYLDLRTPKAYETFRLRSKAAMAVRNTLDAKGFLEVETPILTKATPEGARDYLVPSRVHNGEFYALPQSPQLFKQLLMCSGFDRYFQIAKCFRDEDLRADRQPEFTQIDIEMSFCEQDDIIAVTEDLLKAVFKEAGHEIHAPFNRITYKEAMERYGSDKPDLRYDLSMVDVMDIFETCDNEIFSSIAKDAKKNRIKALKVPQGDTVFSKRQMKGFEDYVRKFGASGLGYFQMKEDGLKGPLTKFFTEAALEQIVARCELVVGDVVFFGAGPKKLVLDYMGRFRIFLAEQMDIIPKDRFEFLWVVDFEMFEVEEGKLKALHHPFTMPKDINAPLDEMESIAYDVVLNGVELGGGSIRIHKADIQAKVFSLLGISDEEAAEKFGFLLNALKFGAPPHGGIALGLDRLMMLLTGSSSIRDVIAFPKTQRAQCQLTGAPSPVEMAQMRELGIRLREKTSH encoded by the coding sequence TTGCGAAGTCATTATTGCACTGATTTAAACACGACCCACATCGGCCAAGAGGTCGAATTGTGCGGATGGACCAACAGCTACCGCGACCACGGCGGGATTATTTTCATTGACTTACGAGACAAAACCGGACTCATTCAACTCGTCTGCGACCCCGAAGATAGCCAAGAAGCCCACGATGTAGCCTCTAAAGTACGCGACGAATTTGTCTTGCGCGCTTACGGCAAAGTGCGCGCGCGCGGCGAAGGACTAGAAAACCCCAAGCTTGCCACAGGTGCCATCGAAGTTATCCTTAGCCGTCTTGTGGTGGAAAACCCAAGTGCCGCCCTTCCCTTTGTCATCAACGACAAAGACGTGAGCGAAGAAGTACGCTTAAAGTACCGTTACCTCGACCTGCGCACACCCAAAGCTTACGAGACCTTTCGCTTGCGTAGCAAAGCGGCCATGGCCGTGCGCAACACCCTAGACGCCAAAGGCTTTTTGGAAGTCGAAACCCCCATTTTAACCAAAGCAACGCCCGAGGGTGCGCGGGATTACCTTGTGCCAAGCCGTGTGCACAACGGCGAATTTTACGCCCTTCCCCAATCCCCACAGCTGTTCAAACAACTCCTCATGTGTTCAGGGTTTGACCGCTATTTTCAGATTGCTAAATGTTTCCGCGACGAAGACTTGCGCGCCGATCGCCAACCTGAATTTACCCAAATCGACATCGAAATGAGCTTTTGCGAGCAAGACGACATCATCGCTGTGACTGAAGATTTGCTCAAAGCTGTTTTCAAAGAAGCGGGCCATGAGATTCACGCACCGTTTAACCGCATCACCTACAAAGAAGCGATGGAACGTTACGGTTCAGACAAGCCTGATTTGCGCTACGACCTTTCCATGGTAGATGTGATGGACATCTTTGAAACCTGCGACAACGAAATCTTTAGCTCCATCGCCAAAGATGCCAAGAAAAACCGTATCAAAGCCCTCAAAGTTCCCCAAGGTGACACCGTTTTCTCCAAACGCCAGATGAAAGGCTTTGAGGATTACGTGCGCAAGTTTGGCGCTTCAGGTCTTGGATATTTTCAAATGAAAGAAGACGGCCTCAAAGGCCCCTTGACCAAGTTTTTTACCGAAGCAGCCCTTGAGCAGATTGTGGCGCGTTGCGAACTTGTCGTGGGAGACGTGGTCTTTTTTGGCGCAGGCCCCAAAAAACTCGTGCTTGATTACATGGGACGTTTTCGCATCTTTTTGGCCGAACAAATGGACATCATCCCCAAAGACCGCTTTGAGTTTTTGTGGGTAGTAGATTTTGAAATGTTTGAAGTGGAAGAAGGCAAACTCAAAGCCTTGCACCACCCTTTCACCATGCCAAAAGACATCAACGCGCCGCTGGATGAGATGGAATCCATCGCCTATGACGTGGTACTTAACGGCGTTGAGCTTGGCGGAGGAAGTATTCGTATCCACAAAGCGGACATCCAAGCCAAAGTCTTTTCACTCCTTGGCATCAGTGACGAAGAAGCGGCAGAAAAGTTTGGCTTTTTGCTCAATGCTCTTAAATTTGGCGCACCCCCACACGGTGGTATCGCCCTTGGACTTGACAGGCTAATGATGCTGCTTACTGGCTCTTCTAGCATCCGTGATGTCATCGCTTTCCCTAAAACCCAGCGCGCCCAGTGCCAACTCACTGGCGCTCCAAGCCCTGTCGAAATGGCGCAAATGCGTGAACTTGGCATTCGACTTCGCGAAAAAACATCCCATTAA
- a CDS encoding adenylate kinase: MKKLFLIIGAPGSGKTTDASLIAQHNPETIAHYSTGELLRDEVARGSALGKTIDSFVSAGNLVPLNIVIDTIVGAIKQSEKNVILIDGFPRSVEQMEALDAILAKETTIVLESVIEVQVSEEVACDRVLGRGRGADDNAEVFKNRMNVYTSPLGMIQAFYTSKRLLHKINGERTIEAIVEEMEKFVKSKL; encoded by the coding sequence ATGAAAAAACTTTTTCTCATCATTGGCGCACCTGGTAGCGGCAAAACCACCGATGCGAGCTTGATTGCTCAACACAACCCTGAAACCATCGCCCACTACTCCACGGGCGAGTTGTTGCGAGACGAAGTGGCACGCGGGAGCGCGCTTGGCAAAACCATCGACAGCTTTGTGAGTGCGGGCAACCTTGTGCCCCTCAACATTGTTATCGACACCATCGTCGGCGCTATTAAACAGAGTGAGAAAAATGTCATCCTCATCGACGGGTTTCCTCGAAGTGTAGAACAAATGGAAGCCTTAGACGCCATCTTAGCCAAGGAAACCACCATTGTACTTGAAAGCGTTATTGAGGTTCAAGTGAGTGAAGAGGTAGCATGTGACCGTGTTTTGGGACGCGGGCGTGGGGCGGACGATAATGCCGAAGTGTTTAAAAACCGCATGAACGTCTACACGTCGCCACTGGGTATGATTCAGGCATTTTACACTTCAAAACGCTTGTTGCACAAGATTAATGGCGAGCGCACCATCGAAGCCATCGTGGAAGAGATGGAAAAATTTGTAAAGTCCAAACTTTAA
- a CDS encoding competence/damage-inducible protein A, which translates to MKRFFSVIVGSELLNGRRVDKHFTFLLHALKKRGWTLEGNFVIKDDPALMHSVFSLLKSQPNTYIFSFGGIGATPDDCTREVVANVFRDGTLAPHPQAQALIHAQFGDHVTSHRLRMGELPKDVELLTNVVNQTPGFALDGRFFFMPGFPSMAWPMAKEALERYVGTNPVHTFTCNFLVETGESELIALMQALPKEVELSSLPHLRKDGAREVEIYLACKDQTLLFQSKTLFFNNLSNLGIPVTVLDD; encoded by the coding sequence ATGAAGCGCTTTTTTAGTGTCATTGTCGGCTCAGAACTTCTCAACGGAAGGCGAGTCGATAAACACTTTACCTTTTTGCTCCACGCGCTAAAAAAACGGGGTTGGACCCTTGAGGGCAATTTTGTTATCAAGGATGACCCCGCTTTGATGCATTCGGTTTTCTCTCTTCTTAAATCCCAGCCCAATACTTACATTTTTTCTTTTGGGGGCATCGGCGCTACGCCCGATGATTGCACTCGCGAAGTGGTGGCTAACGTCTTTCGTGATGGCACTTTAGCACCCCACCCCCAAGCCCAAGCCCTCATTCACGCCCAGTTTGGCGACCACGTCACCTCACACCGTTTGCGCATGGGCGAACTTCCCAAAGATGTTGAACTTCTCACTAATGTGGTCAACCAAACCCCAGGCTTCGCCCTTGATGGTCGATTTTTCTTTATGCCAGGCTTTCCCTCTATGGCATGGCCCATGGCCAAAGAAGCACTGGAACGCTATGTGGGCACCAATCCTGTACACACCTTTACATGTAACTTTTTAGTAGAAACAGGGGAGAGTGAATTGATCGCACTTATGCAGGCTTTACCCAAAGAAGTCGAACTCTCTTCTTTACCCCACCTACGAAAAGACGGCGCGCGTGAAGTTGAGATTTACCTTGCCTGCAAAGACCAAACGCTTTTGTTTCAAAGTAAAACACTTTTTTTTAATAACCTCTCAAATTTAGGTATTCCTGTCACTGTTTTAGATGATTAA